A region of the Litorilinea aerophila genome:
AAAGCCGCGGGATTTGAGCGCCTGGCTCATGGCCCGGGATTGGGGCGTTTCGGCTGGCAATTCGTCCAGGCTACGCCAGTGGTTGATCACGGGCTGGCCGTCCACAAACTGCCAGATGTAGGCGTCGAAACTGCCGAAGTCCTCCTGGACGTCCAGAAATGCCCGGGCGTTCTGAATGAAGGCGCGGATTTTCAACCGGTTGCGCACGATGCCCGGGTTCTGGAGCAGCTGGGCGATCTTGGCTTCGTCATAGGACGCGATGCGGGCAGCGTCGAAGCCGTCGAAGGCGGCCCGGTAGTGCTCCCGCTTGTGGAGGATCGTTCGCCAGCTCAGGCCGGCCTGGGCCCCTTCCAGGCAGAGCATCTCAAACAGGCGCCGATCATCGTGGAGGGGCACCCCCCACTCCTGGTCGTGGTAGGCCTGCATCAGGGGGTCGTCCCCGGCCCATTCACAGCGCTGCAAGCTCATGGCCGAGTCTCCTCTGCAATTCTTCCATCGTGGCTGTACCTGTGGGCGGGTGGGCCAGGGCCAGGCCCGGCTTAGCGGGGGGGAACCTGGGGCGGTTG
Encoded here:
- a CDS encoding DNA-3-methyladenine glycosylase I, which gives rise to MSLQRCEWAGDDPLMQAYHDQEWGVPLHDDRRLFEMLCLEGAQAGLSWRTILHKREHYRAAFDGFDAARIASYDEAKIAQLLQNPGIVRNRLKIRAFIQNARAFLDVQEDFGSFDAYIWQFVDGQPVINHWRSLDELPAETPQSRAMSQALKSRGFAFVGPVVCYAFMQACGLVNDHVVSCFRWDSVHR